Part of the Halodesulfurarchaeum formicicum genome is shown below.
GTAGTAGTGTTCCTTGATGTGATCGAGGTTGACCGTCTCGGCGACCCCGGGAAGCTGATAGATCTCGCGGGTGTGCCCCCAGAGGTTCGGGTAGTCCACGATTTGCTTCCTGTTGCACTTGAAGTGGGTGTGATAGACCGAATCGAAGCGAACGAGCGTGGCAAAGAGCCGGAGGTCCGCGAGGGTCACCTGCTCGCCGAGGAGATAGCGCTGCTCGGCGAGCACGCCGTCCCAGCGATCGAGGGCGGCAAAGAGGGTATCGATCGCCTCGTCGTAGGCCTGCTGGGAGTCCGCGAAGCCGGCCCGGTAGACGCCGTTGTTGATCGCGTCGTAGAGTTTCGCGACGACCTGATCGATCTCCGCGCGCCGGTCGGCGGGGTAGAGGTCGACCGCCCCGTCCTGCTGGGGCTCGAAAGCGTCGGCCAGCATGGCCATGATCTCGATCGACTCGTTGTTGACGATCGTCTCCCGCTTTCGGTCCCAGAGGACCGGCACGGTCGGGCGCTTTTCGTAGTCCGGATCGGCCAGTTCGTAGATCTCAGCCAGGTAGTCGACGTCGTTTACGGTATCCGGGGTGCAGCCCGGTTTCTCGGGGGTGAACTGCCAGCCCGCCGACTCGCGGTACGGGTCGAGCACGTCCATCGAGAGCACGTCTTCGAGCCCGAGAAGCGTCCGAACTAACACGGCGCCGTGCGCCCAGGGACAGGCCCGGGAGATGTAGAGGTGATACCGATCTGGTTCCGCTGGGAAGCGGGCGTCGGGATCTGCCTGGATGCGATCGCGGAAGGCCGCGTCCTGGCGCTGGAACCGGCCATCCGTATCAGACTCGAACATAGAGCGCGTACGCGCTCAGAGTGGAAATACTCCGGGCCAGCGGCAGCTATGTGCCCGTGTGCTCGATACCTTCGAACATCTGATCGACGCCGGCCTGTTCGGCCGTCATGACCGAGGGATGGACGGCGACGCCGATCACGAAGTCACCGTCGTGCGCCACGCGAACCAGGTGGACGGTGACGTCGACGGACTGCCCGCCGAACTCGGTCGTCGCGTCGAAGGCCGTGACCGTAGCGTTCTCCCCGAGGATCGTCGCCGTGCGATTGTCACGGACGGTGACATCCGAGAGGTCGGCCCGGTTCGTGGCGACCGCTTCGAGGAGCTGTCGCGGGCTCATCGATCCGACCGGGTTGAGCGGCCGATCCACTACGGCCATCTGTGGGGTCGAAACCACGACCACGGTCCCGGTGGCCTCACTGGTCGTCACCACCAGGTCCCGCTCGTAGGTGGCGATGTGGTTCGTCGCCTCGACGGTTCGCTCCTGGCCGGCGACCGAGACAGTCCGGTTGATCGACTGGGTGTCCACGCCCACCAGGTCGTACTGGGCGGCGCTCTGGGCGTCCTCCGTGACTGTCGCGGGGCCGGCCGAGAATTCGAGGGTCTCGCCCGTGAGCAACGCACAGCCGCTGAGTGCGACGAGTCCGATTAGTGCCACGGCGAGGAGTGTACGTCTGTCCATGGCGCCCATAAGTAACTCCACGCTCCTGAACCTTCGTGTCAGTCGGCGCTCGACTCGGCCTCCTCGATCGGCTCCGTTCCGTCCGGGAGCGATTCACCGAGACGGTCGAGCACCCGGCGACCCCGCCCCTCGCCCAGCGCCCGGACCAGGGCGAGAGCCCGCTGGGTCCGGGTCTGCCGCCAGGAGGCTTCCCGGGCCTCGTAGGTCCGGATCGCCCGGAGGAAATCGACCTTCGAGAACTCCGGCCAGTAGGGTGTACAGAAGAAGGCCGCGGCCTCGTTGCCGTTCGCGTGCCAGGGCAGGAAGTTGCTCGTGCGTTCGTCCCCGCCGGTGCGGACGATCAGATCGACGTCCCGCAGTTCACCGTCGTAGAGCCGGGATTCGATGGCCTCGACGTCCACGTCCTCCGGTTCGAGATCGCCTGTGGCGACGCCGTCGGCGACGTCCTGGGCGACGTCGAGCAGGGCCGCCCGCCCCCCGTACGCGATGGCGACGTTGAGCGTCAGGTTGTCGTACGCCGCGGTCTGCTGTCTCGCGTAGGCGATCGCGTCCTGCACCCGTTCGGGAACCCGGTGGGTCTGACCGAGGGCTCGAATCCGGACGCCCTCCTCGTGGATTCGGTCGCTGTCCGCGAACTCGTAGAGCTTCTCGGTCAACAGGTCGAAGAGGTGTTCTCGCTCGGCGGCGGGTCGATCGAAGTTCTCCGTGGAGAAGGCATAGATCGTCAACTCCTCGATGCCCAGGTCCGCACACCACTCGAGTACCTGTTCGGTGGTCTCGGCCCCGGCCTCGTGGCCCCGCTTTGCCTCGGCTCCCTGTTCGCGGGCGTAGCGTCGGTTTCCGTCCTGGATGATCGCGACGTGAGTGGGGACCCCGGAGATCTCCCGCCGGAGGACCCGCTCGTAGACGGCCCGGACGCCGCGAGCGATCCAGTCTCTCATCGTGCTGGTCAAGACGCCTGGCTGCTATCAGTTTTCCGCTCGGTGGACCGGAGGGGCTAAACCGGCCCTGGTCCTATCGCGGCCCATGTCCGAGCAAGGCGACGTCGAACTCTACCAGCAGGCCGTCTCGCTTTTGCAACCGGGGGAGGCCGAACTCGTGGGCATCGTCGTCCACACGGACTTCGACCGGACCGAAGAACCGGCGATGAACGAGTTGATGCTGGAGATCGGCGAGCGGATCGCCGCGGCGATCCAGGACGACGAGATGTACGTCTACAGCGGCGAGGACGACCACCGCTTCGGGGCTGGACAGTTCCACGGTCGCCGCCTGGGGGACGACGAGTTCATCTGGGAGTGCCAGCAGCTCTTCCGTGCGGATTCCTTCGATCTGGTCTTCTACTGGGAGCGGGCCGGGGCCCACGACGCCGTCGTCGACTCTGTCACCGAGGTCACGGATCGCGTCGTCCCGATCACTGAGGACGGCTTCGTTTCACGCTGACACGAAACGGGCGCTGATTACCGTGAGGGGAAGGGTGTTTTGGCCAGGAGCGCGTTGGCTAGTGTATGAGTGACACACTCTCGGAGGACACGATTCACGAATCCTTGCCGGCAGACTGGGAGTACGACGGCACGGAGATACTCCGAACCGTCGAATTCGATTCGTATCTCGACGGGGTGGCGTTCGCTCGCGAGGTGGCCGAACTCGCCGACGAGGCGTTTCACCATCCGCGCATCGTCATCGAGTTTCGCGCCGTGACGGTGGCGTTCACCAGCCACGAGGCCGGTGGGGTAACCGAGCAGGATCTCGAACTCGCAGCCCGGGTGAACGATCTGGACTGAACCAGCGCAAGGCACTTATCTGGCGACTGACAAGGGAGCCCGTATGCAGCCCGAGGCCTACGACTTCTGGTTACTCGATCTCGACGGCACGATCGTCGACACCGAGTGGGCCTACACTCGCGAGGTCTTTGATGCCGTCGGCGAGCAACTGGGCTATGCGTTCTCCGACCGGGAGGCCCGGGCGCTCTGGCACGGTTTGCTCGGGTCGCGTGATGCCTACCTCGAAGAATTGGGGTTCGAACCGGTCGAGTTCTGGGAGACGTTTCACGCCGTCGAGGACCCCCAGGAGCGGGCCGAAGCGACCTATCTCCACGAGGACGCCGCGTTCGTCGCCGACCTCGACGTGCCGGTCGGCGTGGTGACCCACTCCCAGCCGTTCCTCGCTGACCCGGTCATGGCGAACCTGGACATCGCCGACTGGTTCGACACTGTGGTCACCTGTTCGTCCGAACTGGGCTGGAAGCCCGACCCCACCCCGCTCCAGGTCGCGATGGACGACCTGGGGGTCGATCCCCAGTCGGCCCGGGGCGTGATGGCCGGCGACGCGGATACCGACGTCGGCGCGGCCTGGAACGCGGGCCTCGACGCGATTCACGTCGAACGCCATGGGGCCTGTGAACGCGGGAAGTGTGTCCTCGGTGACTACCGCGTTGCTGACTTCTCGGAGTTGTTCTCCCGGTCCGCCTCGGACTGAACCGGTCGGGGACAGCCACCCCACTGCTCGACCGTGACCGATTCGCCCGCCGGGATCGCCGACCGAGATTCCGCGACCTGCACCCAGCCGTCGGTTTGTGAGAGCGACGGGAGCCCGTGACCCGACGCCTCGCTCACACCGCCGTCGAGGGACACGCCGTGAATCGTCCGCCGGCCCGGCTGACTCTTCAGTTCGGATTTGAGCGGGGCCCTCACCGAGGGTGGGCCCACGAGCGGCGTCCCGAGCGCCCGCGTGAGTGCCGGCCGGACGAGCACCCAGTCGAGTGCGAGGTTGGCCATCGGCGTCCCGGGGAGCATCGCGATCGGTGTTCCGTCCACGACCCCGATCCCGGCGCTGTGTCCGGGTCGGACTGCCAGTTCGGTGACCAGGACCTCGCCCAGGTCTTCGACGACCGCTGGCAGGAGATCCCGCTCGCCCACCGACGATCCACCGCTGGTGAGCACGAGATCGGCGTCCAGGTCCCGCTCGATCGCCTCTCGAAGGGCCTCTCGCTCGTCGGTCACGACCTCGCGGTAGCGGGGTGCCATCCCCCAGCGATCGAGGAGTTGTGCACTGACCAGCCCGTTCGATTCGACGACCTGGCCGGGGCCCGGGTCGGCCTGGACGAGTTCCTCGCCGGTCGGAATCACGGCGACCGTCGGCGGTTCGATCACCGACACGGTTCGGACGCCGGCGACTTTCAGTGCCCCCAGGTCCCCCGGTCGGAGCCGGTGGCCCGCTTCGAAGAGCGGTGTCCCGGCTTCGAGGTCTGCCCCGACCGGGACGACGTGGGTGCCGGCTTCGACCGATTCCGTGACTTCGATGCCTGCCCCCGTCTCGGTCGTCCACTCGACCATGACGACGGCGTCTGCGCCCTCGGGGACCGCCGACCCGGTGTGCACCCAGGCGGCCTCGCCAGGCCCGAGTGCGCCCTCGGTGGGGTCGAGCACGGTCGGGCTCGCTGCGGTCGCGGTTTCCGTGTCCGCAGCTCTCACGGCGTACCCGTCCCGGGTCGCCCGACGGTAGTGGGGCTGGGGCCGTTCGGCCGGGACGCCCGCAGCCAGGACCCGACCGTCGGCCGACTGGAGCGGGACCGATTCGGTCCGATCGACGGCCCCCAGGTGCTCGGCCAGCGTCGAGATGGCATTCGCGAGTCGGACTGGCCCTGTCTCGGTCATGATTCCGAATTGGTGCCCGCGGGCCAAAACACCCCTGGACCTGGCCGTGTCGGTGTCCGGTACCACTGCCTTTTACGCCCTCCCCGGCCTACGTCCCACTATGGATATGATACGCGAGGCCCTGGCGACCCTTCCGGATGCAGTCTTTGCCGACCTCCTCGAATCGCCGACGTCCTATCGACTGATCCTGGACGTTCCCGGGGTCGACCGTTCGGGCCTGGACCTCGAAGCGACCGAACACCACCTCGAACTTCGTGCCACCCGGACAAAACAGGTCCCCGAGGGCTTCGAGTATCACACCGACGCCCGCTCGATGACCCTCTCGGCGACCATCCCGATGCCGACCGACGCCGACCCGGAGGCGGCAAGCGCCACGCTGGAGAACGGGGTTCTCACGATCGACGTCCCGCGACACGAGGAGTCGGGCCGATCGATCCCCATCGAGGGATAGCCGTGGTGGCCCTTCGTTCGTACTGGCGGTTCGTGCTGGTCACCTGGAACTTCATGCCGCTCCTGTTGCGGTGGCTCCGGGACCGCCGCCGCTATGTCCTCTTTGGCCCCTCGCGGTCGATCACGAGCGAGGAGCGACGCGACCGGGCCCAGCAACTGTTGGACTCGCTTTTGACCCTCGGGCCCACGTTCATCAAGTTCGGCCAGATCCTCTCGACCCGGCCGGACGTGTTGCCACCCGAGTACATCGAGGTCCTCACCCAGCTTCAGGACAAGGTGCCACCGGCCCCGTGGCCGGAGGCGAAGGCCGTCATCGAGGACGATATCGGGCCCATCGAGGCGACGTTCGACGACTTCGACACGGACCCGATCAGCGGCGCGAGCCTGGGGCAGGTCTACCGGGCCACCGTCGACGGCGAGGAGGTGGCCGTGAAGGTCAGGCGACCCGGCATCGAGGAACTGGTCGAGGCCGACCTCACGGCGATCAAGTGGGCCCTCCCGCTGTTGCTCTACTTCGTGGACGACGCCCGGGCCTTCTCCCTGGAGAACTTCGCCGACGAGTTCGCGGTCACGATCCGCGAGGAGATGGACTACGGCCGGGAGCGGGACATGCTCGTGGAGATCCGCCAGTACTACGAGGACGATCCGAAGATCCGCATGCCGCCGGTCGTGGACACACACTCCAGTGATCGCGTGCTCACGATGGAGTACATCCCGGGGACGAAGATCACCGACATCTCGGAACTCGACGCCCAGGGCATCGACCGGACCGAAATCGCCGAGCGGCTCACCCGGACCTACCTGGAGATGATCACCGAGCATGGGGTCTATCACGCCGACCCACACCCGGGAAACCTGGCGGTCCAGTCCGATGGCACCATCGTCTTCTATGACTTCGGGATGAGCGGCCGGGTCGATCAGTTCCTCCAGGAGAAGATCATCGAGTTCTACATCGCCGTCGCGAACCGCGAGGTGGACGAAATCCTGGACGTGCTGGTCGAGATGGGGACCCTCTCGCCCGACGCCGACCGACAGACGATGGCCGAGGTGATGGAACTCGCGATCCAGGACGCCCGGGGCGAGGAGATCGAGACCTGGCGGGTTCAGGAGATCCTCAACCGGGTCGAGGGGACGATTTACGAGTTCCCGTTCCGACTCCCGGAGAACCTGGCGCTCGTGATGCGGGTCGCGACCGTCGTCGAGGGGGTCTGTGTGACCCTGGACCCGGATTTCGACTTCATCGAGGTGGCCTCGGACTTCCTCACCGAGCGGGGCTACCGGGAGGAGTCGATCCAGAAGATCCTCTCCGAGACGGGGGACGATCTCGTGGCCGCCACCCGCTCCTCGCTCAAGATCCCGCCGAAACTCGACCGGGCGCTCAATCGCGTCGAGCGGGAGTCCCTGGTCGTCCAGGCCGAGGTGCGGGACGACGAGGGCGTGATCGATCAGCTGGCCGGCCGGATCGTCCTCGGCCTCCTCGTGGCGGCCGGGATTCCGACGACGGCCCTGCTTTACGTGGAATCGGCTTTCCCGGCGGTCTGGGGGGCTGTGGGCCTCACGGCCGTCGCCGGGCTCTGGCTAATCCGGAGTTTCACCCGCCGGAAGGGGATTCGAACCGCCCCCGGCGTGGCCGATCAGTACTTCGACGAGCGCCAGCGCCACCGGGAGAGCCAGGAATCCGGAGACGACTAAACCCCTGGCCCCGAGGGGGTGAGCATGGACGTGCCACCGTTCGAACTCGAACGCTTCTTCGCCGAGTACGAGCACGAGGCCGACATCATGCTCGCCGAGTCGGGTATTCGAAGCCTCCCCGCGGATCGCTTCGACCTCGACCCCGGGCCCCTGGGATATGTGATCCCGACGAACGGCGACCCGGCGCTTCGAGCCGAGATCGGCGGGCGATACGGGCGCAACCCCGAGGAGGTGTTACTCACGGTCGGCACCCAGGAGGCGAACTTCGTCCTCTTCCAGTCGCTTCTCTCCCGCGGGGACCACGCCGTCGTGGTGACCCCGACCTATCAGGCCTTGCACTCCCTGCCCGAGACCATCGCGGACGTGACCCGGGTCGATCTGGAGCCCCCGGAATGGACACTCGACATGGACGAGGTGGCTGGGGCGATCCGGCCCGAAACCGAGTTGATCGTCATCAACAACCCGAACAACCCGACCGGCCGGTATCACGATCCCGAGACGATCCACGCCCTGTACGACCTCGCAGTCGACAACGACGCCTACCTGCACGCAGACGAGGTGTATCGGCTGCTCGACCCGGATCCGGACCCGCCGGTCGCCTCGCTGGGCCCACACGGTATCAGCACGGCCGGGCTCACGAAGGCCTACGGCCTGGCCGGGCTGCGATTCGGCTGGCTGGTCGCTGACGAGGCCGTGATCGACGCGGCCTGGCGCTGGAAGGATTACACGACGATATCGCCCTCGAAGATCGGTCAGCACGTCGCCAGGCAGGCGCTGGGCGAGCAGGAGGCCGACATTCTCGCGGAAAACCGCGAACTCGCCACTCGGAATCGCGAGATCGTCCGGGACTTCCTCGACGCACAGGACCTCGACTGGTTCGATCCGGTCGGCGTCAACGGGTTCGTCGAGGTGCCGCCAGAGTTCGAGAGCAGCGAGGCGTTCTGCCGCGAATTCGTCGAGCAGGAGTCAGTCGTGCTCGCCCCAGGGGCCGCGTTTGGCTTCGACGGCTATTTCCGGATCGGCTTTGGGCTGCCGACCGACGAACTTCGCGAGGGGCTCGCTCGGCTGGAGTCGTTCCTCGGCGGACGCTAAGGCGGTTCCAAACTGTTTATACACCGCAGGCGAAAAACCCGCGATATGCCCAGACAACAGAAGGAAGTGCGAGACCTTCAGGAGGGTAACTACGTGATGATGGAGGAGACCCCGTGCAAGATCACGGCCTACAGTACGGCCAAGCCGGGCAAACACGGCAGCGCCAAGGCCCGAATCGAGGGTCGCGGGGTCTTCGACGAGCGAAAGCGCTCGCTGTCCCAGCCGGTCGACCAGAAGGTATGGGTCCCAATCATCGACCGCAAACAGGGCCAGGTCGTCTCCGTCGAGGGTGACGACGCCCAGATCATGGACCTGGAGACCTACGAAACGTTCACGATGCGGGTCCCCGAGGACGAGTCCCTGTCCCCCGACGACGAGATCGAGTACCTCGAGTACGAGGGCCAGCGCAAGATCCTCGAGTAAATGTTTCCGGGGGCGAACGCGGCTCGTGAGGACGCCGACTTCGTGATCGTTGGCGCGCCGCTGGACGTCTCGACTAGCTTCCAGCCGGGGACCCGTTTCGGCCCCGACCGGATCCGCCGCTTCGCCCGGAGCTTCGAGGACTACGATCACCACACCGACAGTCGATTTACTGACCTCGCGGTCCACGACCACGGCGATATCGGGGCCTGGGATGACGCCCGTGACTACCTGGATTACCTCTCGGGGGTGCTCGCCGACGTTCACCGCGAGGACGCCGTTCCGATCCTTCTCGGCGGCGAGCACACCGTGACCGTCGCCGGCGTCGAGGCCGTCGAACCGGACGTGTTCGTCACAGTGGATGCGCATCTCGATCTTCGGGAGTCCTATGCGGGCAACGAGTGGAGCCACGCTACGGTTACCCGGCACGCACTCGACGTGGCTGATCGGGCGGTCATCCTGGGTGCCAGAGCCGGGAGCGAGGCCGAATGGGAGCGGGCCACGGCTGGGGACGTCACCGTCGTCCCGCCGCCGGCGGTCGGGGACTGGGAGCCCGACTTCGGCGAGGAATCGGTCTATCTCAGCGTGGACATCGACGCTGCCGATCCGGCGTTTGCCCCCGGCACGGGCACGAAAGAGCCCTTCGGCCTCGACTCGCGGACGATGCGAACGGTCCTGACGCGGGTCGCGCCCGCGATGGACGGCTTCGACGTGGTCGAGGTCAACGACCAGGACGACGGGCAGGCGGCCACGCTCGCGGCCAAACTCCTGCGGCGGGCGGTCTTCGATCACGCCGATCGCTAATCTGGGACTGGGTGCCGGCCGAGCCCATGACTCTTTGTGACCGGGCCCGAATCGCAGCCCATGGAAGCGTCAGTGCTCTACGACCGTCTGGACGAGGAACTTGCCGTCGAGGACTACGCCGACGTGGACGCCAGCGCCAACGGACTGCAGGTCGGGTCAGGCGCGGGAGCGGTCGACCGCGTGGCCGTGGCCGTCGACGGCGTGCAGGCAACCTTCGAGGCCGCGGCCGACTGGGACGCCGACGCGATGGTCGTCCACCACGGGCTCTCCTGGGGCGGCATCGACCGGATCACGGGTCGCACCTACGATCGTGTCGCCGCGCTCGTCGAGAACGACATCGACCTCTACGCGGTTCACCTGCCCCTCGACGGCCATCCCCAGTACGGCAACGCCGCCGGCCTGGCCGACCGGCTGAACCTGGGGAATCGCGCGCCCTTCGGCCGCCTGGGGCCAGTCACCGTCGGCCAGCAGGGCTGGCTCCAGCAGCCCGCGTCCCCGGCGGCGCTGCACGAGACCCTCGAAGACCTGCTGGATCACGGCGGCCAGGGGGTCCGCCTGCTTGATTTCGGTCCCGAGGAGATCGAGTCGGTCGCGATCCTCACCGGGAGCGGGACTGACTGGCTCGACGAAGCCGTCGCGGCCGACGTCGACGCCTACGTCACCGGCGAACCGGAGGGCAAACTCTACCACATGGCCAGGGAGGCCGGCGTGAACGTCTTCCTCGGCGGGCACTACGGGACCGAGACCTTCGGGGTCCGCGCCCTCGCGGACCTGATTGCCGAGTGGGGCCCGGAGACGGCCTTCCTCGACGAACCGACCGGGCTCTAAGACAGTCCGACGCCCCGATTCGGCGCGCAGTTCGTCGTGTCAGGAGGATCGATTATATGTAGGCGAGGCACCAAGTCACTTACTGTCATGTCACACGACGACGATCCGCCCGAAGAGATGCCCTCGACCCCGAGCCAGTTCGCCCGCGACCATCCCGCAGTTTGGGACGCCTACGCAGACCTGGGGGCGGCCACGGCCGAAGCTGGCCCGCTAGAGGGCGAGGAAAAACGGCTCGTGAAACTCGCGCTCGCCATCGGCGCCCAGTCGGAGGGTGCGGTCCACTCCCACGTCAGGCGGGGTCTCGACGAGGGGCTGGATCCCGCTGCGATGCGACAGGTCGCCATCCTCTCGATTCCGACGCTCGGCTTCCCTGAGGCGATGGCGGGCCTGAGTTGGATCAACGACCTGGCCTGAGCTGAGTACCGCTTCCCGAACGATTTTTGGCTCGCGCCGGAGATCGTATACTGTGTCAACGGCCCCCACGGAGCAACCGACTTGTCCGGCCTGTGACCGCCCCCTGTACAGCCGGCACTGCAAGTACGTCTGCCCGAGCCACGGTGTGGTTTTCGACTGTTCGGACCCGTTCTGGTGACCGAATTAGAGGTCTTCGAGGACGCCGGCGACGATCAGCGGGAGGACCAGGGTCGCCTCGGCCTCGACGAGGGTGTGATTTCGGTCGCCGTCCTTGATCTTGCCCCAGGAGACGGCCTCCTTGGGCGGCGCGCCGGAGAGCGAGCCATCCCCCTCCATCCCGGTCGAGACGTACACCGCGTAGTCCGCGCCGCCGCGGAAGAGGTTCGTCATGATCGCCTGGTGTTTCGGGACGCCCCCGCCGAGGACGATCAGTCCGGTCTCCTCGGCGAGCAGGCCTTCGTCGATCAGCGAGTCATAATCCTCCAGGATCTCGATGCCGACCTCGGGCTCTTCGTTCTGCCGGTAGTAGAAGAGGAAGTTCCCGACCTCGGCGTCGACCAGCGCGGGGCAGTACACCGGCACGTCGTTTGCCGCGGCCTGGGACAGCACCGAGTCCGGATCGTCCAGCCGCTCGCCGATCTCACGGGAGAAGGCGGTGGGGGTGCGGACCTTCTGTTCGGCGAAGAAGTCCGGGAAGAAGTCGTTGAGATAGGATTCGAGCCAGACATAGCGGTCCGAGGGGACGAAGATGTTGCCCAGTCGGTTGATCCCCGACTCGCGCATCTCGGCCTCGTCGACCTCCCACTCGCCCATCTTGAAGGGTTTCTCCGATTTGATGATGTCCTCGGTGATCGAGCCGGAGGTGGTGATCAGCACGTCGACCAGCCCTTCCCGAACCATCGCCGCGACGACCTCCCGCAGGCCGGAGGAGACGATGTTCGAAGTGAGGGTGAGGTAGATCGTGGCATCCGCCTCGCGCATCTGCTCGATCAGGTCGATGGCCTCCGCCACCGCGGTGGCCTGGAAGCCGGTGGTCGCGTAGCTCTCCAGGAGTTCCCCGACATCGAACTCCCCGCGGAAGTCATAGCCGCGGACGTCCGGGCTGTCAAGTTCCGTCTCGGAGCCCGGGATAACGTTCTCTTTCGTGTCCTCGGTCATATTCTATGGGCCGTGACGAGCGGGTAAGAGTCCATCACTTTCGACCTCGCGGACCGCAGGTGGTTTTTGCCCGCCGCGTGTAGCGTGGGTTGGCCGATGACGATGCACCGGGCCGAGCCGGCGTAGGCACCCGGCGATGACGAGCCCTATGAGTACCGAGGCCAGCTTTCGACGACAACACAGCACCATCTGAGTCTGTTGCTGATCTGCAGCAGCCACCACCCAATCGCTGGAGGTTACGGCCGTCCTGAATCATTGTATTCGTGTGGGACGAGAAGCCCGCTGAAAGCAAAATACTGTTAGTAAGTCTCTCCCAAACCTATTCGACGGTCGCGCGAATAGGTCTAGGCATGGTTGCGCAGTTCACCGACAGACACCTGGGAAAGCGGGTGGTCGACCACAACGGCGTCGAGGTCGGGACCGTGGATGACGTCCGGAACGGCGACCTCTATGTAAAAGTCGGCCCGGACGCCGATTCGGAGACACTCTCGGAACTGCACTGGGACGGAACGGTGAACAAGGAAGTTCACCGCTTACCCGACCAGTACGTTTCGGACATCACCGACACGACCGTCCGAATCACCATCTGAACCAGTCGAAGCAGGTTTCTCACGAAGTGAATAGAGGCGTAAAGCAATAACCCATTGGCGTACTAACGTGAGGACGCACACGCGAGTGAGCTATCCGCATCCATCATGCATGAAGAGTCACGGAGTGTCCCCTCGCGGAATGCAAGGGGAACCCTGGTGGTCGAAATCGCCCTCGAATTCGGTACCGGCACGAAGTGCTGTGCAGCGAGGGGGCTGGGGACGCCGATCGAGCACCACCTCATCGACGACACGTGCTATGTCACCTGTCGGAGCCCGGACTCCGACTCGGAACTCATTCACGACACGGTACCGGTCGATATGGTGTGTGCGTGCCGTGTG
Proteins encoded:
- a CDS encoding glutathione S-transferase family protein; this translates as MFESDTDGRFQRQDAAFRDRIQADPDARFPAEPDRYHLYISRACPWAHGAVLVRTLLGLEDVLSMDVLDPYRESAGWQFTPEKPGCTPDTVNDVDYLAEIYELADPDYEKRPTVPVLWDRKRETIVNNESIEIMAMLADAFEPQQDGAVDLYPADRRAEIDQVVAKLYDAINNGVYRAGFADSQQAYDEAIDTLFAALDRWDGVLAEQRYLLGEQVTLADLRLFATLVRFDSVYHTHFKCNRKQIVDYPNLWGHTREIYQLPGVAETVNLDHIKEHYYRTHPQINPKRIVARGPSLDFSAPHDRDRLPGGPPAGLR
- a CDS encoding DUF6517 family protein, which codes for MDRRTLLAVALIGLVALSGCALLTGETLEFSAGPATVTEDAQSAAQYDLVGVDTQSINRTVSVAGQERTVEATNHIATYERDLVVTTSEATGTVVVVSTPQMAVVDRPLNPVGSMSPRQLLEAVATNRADLSDVTVRDNRTATILGENATVTAFDATTEFGGQSVDVTVHLVRVAHDGDFVIGVAVHPSVMTAEQAGVDQMFEGIEHTGT
- the uppS gene encoding polyprenyl diphosphate synthase yields the protein MRDWIARGVRAVYERVLRREISGVPTHVAIIQDGNRRYAREQGAEAKRGHEAGAETTEQVLEWCADLGIEELTIYAFSTENFDRPAAEREHLFDLLTEKLYEFADSDRIHEEGVRIRALGQTHRVPERVQDAIAYARQQTAAYDNLTLNVAIAYGGRAALLDVAQDVADGVATGDLEPEDVDVEAIESRLYDGELRDVDLIVRTGGDERTSNFLPWHANGNEAAAFFCTPYWPEFSKVDFLRAIRTYEAREASWRQTRTQRALALVRALGEGRGRRVLDRLGESLPDGTEPIEEAESSAD
- a CDS encoding DUF5778 family protein, with protein sequence MSEQGDVELYQQAVSLLQPGEAELVGIVVHTDFDRTEEPAMNELMLEIGERIAAAIQDDEMYVYSGEDDHRFGAGQFHGRRLGDDEFIWECQQLFRADSFDLVFYWERAGAHDAVVDSVTEVTDRVVPITEDGFVSR
- a CDS encoding 4a-hydroxytetrahydrobiopterin dehydratase; the encoded protein is MSDTLSEDTIHESLPADWEYDGTEILRTVEFDSYLDGVAFAREVAELADEAFHHPRIVIEFRAVTVAFTSHEAGGVTEQDLELAARVNDLD
- a CDS encoding HAD family hydrolase; the encoded protein is MQPEAYDFWLLDLDGTIVDTEWAYTREVFDAVGEQLGYAFSDREARALWHGLLGSRDAYLEELGFEPVEFWETFHAVEDPQERAEATYLHEDAAFVADLDVPVGVVTHSQPFLADPVMANLDIADWFDTVVTCSSELGWKPDPTPLQVAMDDLGVDPQSARGVMAGDADTDVGAAWNAGLDAIHVERHGACERGKCVLGDYRVADFSELFSRSASD
- a CDS encoding molybdopterin molybdotransferase MoeA produces the protein MTETGPVRLANAISTLAEHLGAVDRTESVPLQSADGRVLAAGVPAERPQPHYRRATRDGYAVRAADTETATAASPTVLDPTEGALGPGEAAWVHTGSAVPEGADAVVMVEWTTETGAGIEVTESVEAGTHVVPVGADLEAGTPLFEAGHRLRPGDLGALKVAGVRTVSVIEPPTVAVIPTGEELVQADPGPGQVVESNGLVSAQLLDRWGMAPRYREVVTDEREALREAIERDLDADLVLTSGGSSVGERDLLPAVVEDLGEVLVTELAVRPGHSAGIGVVDGTPIAMLPGTPMANLALDWVLVRPALTRALGTPLVGPPSVRAPLKSELKSQPGRRTIHGVSLDGGVSEASGHGLPSLSQTDGWVQVAESRSAIPAGESVTVEQWGGCPRPVQSEADRENNSEKSATR
- a CDS encoding Hsp20/alpha crystallin family protein, translated to MDMIREALATLPDAVFADLLESPTSYRLILDVPGVDRSGLDLEATEHHLELRATRTKQVPEGFEYHTDARSMTLSATIPMPTDADPEAASATLENGVLTIDVPRHEESGRSIPIEG
- a CDS encoding ABC1 kinase family protein, which gives rise to MALRSYWRFVLVTWNFMPLLLRWLRDRRRYVLFGPSRSITSEERRDRAQQLLDSLLTLGPTFIKFGQILSTRPDVLPPEYIEVLTQLQDKVPPAPWPEAKAVIEDDIGPIEATFDDFDTDPISGASLGQVYRATVDGEEVAVKVRRPGIEELVEADLTAIKWALPLLLYFVDDARAFSLENFADEFAVTIREEMDYGRERDMLVEIRQYYEDDPKIRMPPVVDTHSSDRVLTMEYIPGTKITDISELDAQGIDRTEIAERLTRTYLEMITEHGVYHADPHPGNLAVQSDGTIVFYDFGMSGRVDQFLQEKIIEFYIAVANREVDEILDVLVEMGTLSPDADRQTMAEVMELAIQDARGEEIETWRVQEILNRVEGTIYEFPFRLPENLALVMRVATVVEGVCVTLDPDFDFIEVASDFLTERGYREESIQKILSETGDDLVAATRSSLKIPPKLDRALNRVERESLVVQAEVRDDEGVIDQLAGRIVLGLLVAAGIPTTALLYVESAFPAVWGAVGLTAVAGLWLIRSFTRRKGIRTAPGVADQYFDERQRHRESQESGDD